In the Trichoderma atroviride chromosome 4, complete sequence genome, TTTACAACCTCACGAATCCTGTCGCTTTCTCCGCCTCACCTTTATatcgccaagcagctgctgtgctgttttcttttccccaaGGCGCCGCGATTTTAATCCGACGACAGCCCAAACCCCCGTGCGACCGTTTTGGCCTCAGCGCTCGTTCCGCCCTTCAGCTTTCGTCATACCTCTGTCTTTGTATCCACCATGTTTCGAGCGACGGCGGCTGGGCCGTTTGACGAAGTCGTCAGTGAGTATCCTGCGAGCCTGTGGGAGAAGCATCGCAGAGTAGTCTCAGAGATgccttctctctttttctttttcttgtgcCCTTCCCTTTGTGCGCTTGCTAACGCCCGCTGCAGCCAAGGCGACTGACGAGAATCTGACGTCGGAGGACTGGGGCGCCATCATCGAAGTATGCGATAAGGTGTCTAGCGATCCGAATGGCGCCAAGGAGGCGGTCCAGAGCATGATCAAGAGACTGGCTCATCGCAATGCCAATGTCCAGCTTTACACCCTCGAGGTATGTCCCTTTCTGTGGTTTGTGTTGCGATGGCGGCATTCCCCGCTTCCAGAGTTCCGCGGCAAATAGGTAGCTAATCAATGCCTTCTCTCTCCTACCAGCTTGCGCACGCCCTGTGCCAGAACTGCGGCAAGGCGATGCATCGCGAAGTCTCCAGCCGTGCCTTTACCGAAGCCTTGTTAAAACTCGCCAACGACCGCAATACCCACCAGCAGGTCAAGAGCAAGattttggagaagatgcaggaGTGGACCGACATGTTCAGCAGCGACCCCGACTTGGGCATCATGAGCGACGCATTCCACAGGCTGAAGCAGACCAACCCCTCTCTGCACCCGCCTAGTGCGCCCCAAAAACAGGGCTTGACCGATCAAGATCGACAAAAGGAGGACGACGAGCTGCAGATCGCCTTGAAACTCAGCTTGCAGGACGAGGAAcagaagaaggcggctcaGACAGCGCCGTCAAGCTCGCACGCCGGATCTAGcaaccagcaacagcagaatGCTCCTGCTTCCACCGCGGTGCCGTCGGGTACTACGGCTGCTACGGTGAGCAGGGTGCGTGCCTTGTTCGACTTTGAGCCCACCGAGCCCGGCGAGCTAGAATTCAAAAAGGGCGACGTCATCGCTGTGCTGGAGAGCGTGTACAAGGACTGGTGGCGCGGGTCGCTCAAGGGAAAGACGGGCATCTTTCCTCTCAACTATGTAGAGAAGCTGACGGATCCTACGCCGGAAGAGATGCAGCGGGAGGCCCAGATGGAGGCTGAGGTCTTTGCCGAGATCAAGAATGTTGAGAAGCTCTTGACGCTCCTGAGTGCTTCGAACATGGGACCACGGGAGGAGGATAACGAAGAGATTTCAGTAAGTAAAGCTGTGTGAGGGATTGGGCGTAATTGTGTTGAAGAAGCCCTACGTTATGAATTCGCTAACCTTTTCAATCAGAAATTATACCACCAGACGCTCGCGATCCGGCCAAAGTTGATTAAACTGATTGAGAAGTATTCGCAAAAGAAAGGTACCAAAGCCACGAAAACCTAGTCTCCTTGATCTTTTCAATCTCAGAGCAGTATCACTAACAACAGATGGTACAGATGATTTCACTCAGCTAAACGAAAAATTCATCAAAGCTCGAAGAGACTACGAATCTTTACTAGAAACGTCCATGtctcatcctcctcagcaCAGCTACCAGCAATATGCTATGCGCCCGGGTCATCAGGCGTATCCTCCACCCGCAGGCACATACCCACCTCAGGGGCAAGACCCTCAGAGATTCTATACTCCTGGTCCTCAAGGTTCGACTTTGCCCTCACCTCTTATTACCCATGGAAGCGAGCATGTCAGTTCACTTGCTAACCGTTAGTATAAGGCCGGCCACAGTACCAGCAGACTTCTTCCCCACCTCCTAACTTCCCACAGCCTGGTGCACCAGCACAGGGTTCTTCTCATCCTGGACCAGCGCCGTTTTACGTTGCAGGTGCCGAGACTCCTGCAGGCCAGCCACCTGCTGGTCAACAATATCCACCGAGAGACAACGCTCCTGGAATTCCCCCCTAATGGCAATCAGCCTCCTCCACTCAAAAATACCACCTCGCCGCCACCTCAGAATTACAATCCCTTTCAACAGCCTCCCAACCAGCAGCCTCCAAGCACCTACGGCGCCCAGGAACTAGCTACTTCCGTATATGACTCTCCCATTGCTCCCAACAATCCCAGCTCTGCAAACACATTCAGCAGCTCTGTCTATTCCCAGGATGGCCCTGCCGTTCCCCACCCAAACGATAATGAGCCCATAGCTCCTTATTCtacgcagcagcagccaacatATCAGAGCTACCAGCCTCACCAGCAGCCCCCCTCCCAACAGCCCCAGAATGTCATGACCCctccgccgctgcagccctCGGGACCCAGCTATGAGGGTCGCCAGAACCTACCCAGTCAATCAGGCGCGGGCGCGGGCTCTGGAGGTCAATATAGGCCGTATGTGCCTCCTGGCTCATCGGAGCCTAGTGCTCCGGGCTCAAATGATTATTACCGCCAACCTGGTGTCTACTAGAGGTAGTTTAGTTGGGGTGGTTAATGTGTGCTACGAGGGAAAAGTAGTTAGAAGAACTGGTTTTTAGGTGCAATGATGGTCACGGCAACAGGAAAGGCAAATCTACTTTTGTATTCTttcaaagagaaaagattgttgtttttttctttcagctTGCTTTTTTGGGTCATATGAATGAATTGTCTAGCGTGGACTGGCACAAATACTTttattcccttttttttattttattcaGATACTGAATGATTCTCTGCTGTCTAATAACTTCACTAATTTGCCTTGTGTGTTATAGATTTTGTGATTTAATTCTACTTGAAAAGAAACATCTCTAGAATGCCAATTGATGTTTCGACTCATCTTGGATCAATTTATACCACAATAATACTCATATGTATCCTAACAATTCATAAACAATCTAGCCAAAGTCAGGCTCCTATAATGCCGTAGATATATGTTCCCAGCCCAGCTTACCCCCCAAGTTCATAATCTCATAATCATAATCATAACAGTTAAACAAAAAGGCACTCTCTACCACCGTCGCCCATACGCACTATCTTCCGGTCTCTGCaccttcttctgcctcgccatcctcatcatccccGTCGAATCCCGGGCTCTCCTGCGCTCAGCCTCCACCTCCTCATCGTTGGCAGCGCCGACATGGGGATTGTTGTCTTCCCGGCCGTGGATGGGCTTGAACAGATCAATGATTTCGTTGATGCCCAGCTTGAGCGCGCCCTTCCTGGAGCTGCCTTCGATGGTCTGCTCGGCGAGgaggcgcttcttctcttggagggcgaggatACCGTCTTCGACGGTGTGAGTGACGGTGAGCTTGTAGACGACGACGTCAATGGTTTGCGTGAGACGGTGGACACGGTCAATGGCCTGCTCTTCGACAAACTATAACAAGTTAgtatcagcttcttcaaagtGAAGAGAGTCAAGGAAACTTACGGGATTCCAAAATGGCTCGATAATAATAACCCTCGTCGCAGCAGTCAAGTTCAAGCCCAAGCTACCACACTTCAAGCTACACAGAAGCactctcgtcttcttgtcctcgCGCAGTTTTCGCAAGCTTTCTTCCCGCTCATCGTTCTTCATGCTACCGTCATAGCGTGTGAAGCGCAGCTGTTCCTTACGAAGGAACGGCTCGACCAGGTCCAGCATGGAAGTAAACTGCGAGAAGACGATAAACTTGTGCTCGTGGGCCTCTGCGCGTAGCAGCCTGGTGAGCTCGCGGATCTTGGCGGAGGAAAGAATGCTGTGCTTGTCGCTTGGTGGCGAAGGGTCGTACGCGGACGAACCATGAGAGTCGGATTCTTCAGAGTCtgattcttcctcttcagagtcttcttcttcttcttcagagtcggattcttcctcttcagagtctaattcttcttcctcagaTTCTtctgcgtcgtcgtcgtcgtcttctgaATCAGTCTCGGATTCAGAACCACCGGAGGCAGAAACGACGGCCTTTGATTTCTTGGGTTTCTTATCTTTAAGCGTCTGAGCAGCCAGATTTTTGGTGATTTCGGAAACAGATAAAAGTGAGTCGTCATCTGAATCGTCATCCACAGACTTGTACCCTTTCTCCTTTCTGGCGATGGAGTCATCCACCACAAAGCTGTCGAGATTGctctcatcgtcgtcatcttcttcagaatCTTCAGAGTCCTCTGATCCTATCGAGTCCCCTCCACCTTCtgcattttcatcttcctctccgccAGCCTTGCCTAGTCGTAAAGCGCCTCGCTCGTCTTCCGAGACAAGCCAGctgccatcagcttcttcgtcttcgtcttcactGTCGATAATAGCATTGCGGTttcgacggcggcgagaagTTTGCTttggctcttcatcttcatcgtcgctgtcAACCACAGCATTGCGATTTCGTGGCCTCCGTGTTCTTGGTATAGTCTctgcatcgtcatcttcttcctcctttttgttctttaCACTCTGCTTCGGCTCTTTTACCTTGGGCTCTTTTACCTTAGGCTCCCTCACCTTAGGTTCTCTCACTTTGGGTTCTTTCACCTTGGGTTCTTTCATCTTCGATCCGGAAGATACAATCTTTGTAGCCTTCTTGGTCTCCCCTTTCTCCGGCTTCGTCTCTCCATAAAAGAACGCTAGATCCGAAGCACACTCGGCACAGTTGTCATTCCCAGCATCCCGCTGTTTCTTCTCCACCGGCCGGCCACAAATGCTGCATTCTTTAGTACTTATCCCCATACCTGACAGCAAATCGGCCACCGAGTCAACATCCGCATCTTGCTGTTTTGGACTTGAATAGCCCGTGGATAAGGCGTCCTTGTCCGCTCCTAGCTTGCCTTCAAGAAGCTTTGGGTGATTGCACGCTTGCCTTAGACGTAGCAGCAGTGTAAAGGCATTAGCGTAGCttatcttctccttcatcatcttggttATGCTTCGGTCGGCGCGAGCTTCCAATCTTTGATAAAATCTGCGTTCCGCGGGAGACAGCTCGGCAGCAACAGTGACTACCTTGCGGTTTGTGTGTCTGAACCCATTAACAGTGGCTGCGCCATCAGCAGACGGCACTCCACCAGGAACGAGTGCGCCATCCTGTTTCAAGATTTCTTTTGTCCGCCTCTTCATGAAACAGCGAAGAAAGCTGTGAAGCCTACCGAGCGCAATATGACCTTTTCCGCCCTTGAGGGGAAGTTCGATATGATCTTTCCACGCTCGAAGATCACTGTAGGGCTTGATGCGAAGAAAATTGATGAGAGATTGCAGCTCCTCGAGGTTATTCTGCATCGGCGTACCTGAAAGGCACCAACGGTATTCGGATTGTAGTGCGCAGCAAGCCTTGGTGGCTTTTGCATTGCGGTTCTTGATAGTGTGTGCCTCATCCAGGATAACTCGCCACCAATGAAGCCCAAAGCAGCCTCCCTTGACACCATCCAGGAATTTACCATGTTCAGAGACGAGAATCTGGTAAGTAGTAATGACAACATCATAGACCTTGAGATCTTCAGAATTCTTTGTCCGCTGAGGTCCATGGTGCACGAGAACGTTCAACCCGTGTGTTGTGGCTACCTTCTCGCTGATTTCCGATTCCCATTGCCTGATGAGTGCTAGAGGGGCAACAACAAGAGTCGTCTTGTCAACTTTTTGGAACGATTTATGCcagccatcttcgtctttccTTGGTTTTTGGTTGAGGAGAATGAGTGAAATCGACTGTAGCGTCTTTCCCAGTCCCATGTCATCAGCAAGCAGCCCGCCCTTGGGGACGGTGCCCTTCTTGACCGGCCCAAGTTCACGGCCTCGCATCCAGTTCACGCCTTCAACTTGGTGAGGAAGCAGTGGCACCTTGAGGCCATCCACATTGCCGTCTTTGGCAATAGTTTTGGGATCTTTTGGCACCGAGCTATCTTTGgctttcttgtcttctcctCGTAGTTGTGGCTGTTGCGCTTCGTCGGCTTCCACtccttcatcgtcatcgccctCCATGCCTCCCTCCAGCAAGGCCTTTAGATCCTGGTTAGCTTTGGCAGGATCTGTATAGAATGTCTCGTCTTTAAGACGCGGTTGATGAGGTATTGGCGTCGATGTCGATGTCGGTCCCGGTCCGATCGAAGAGAACATGGGCGGGGGAGGAGCATGGCGAGGCTCGTAGGCTGGCGCTCTGGGCCCAGACACCCGGTTGCTGTCGAGATGATGCTCCGGACGGGTCTTCTGACGGATGAAGATGTCGGCTTTCTGCTTACGAGAGGACATCATCTTGGTCGGGTGCCCAAAAGTGGGATGTTCCGTTGCAGACGCAAATCCGCCGCTGGTGTCGGCTTGCGCATTGCCATTGCGAGAGGACCAGTCGCCCATCAAGACGGTGATGTCGGTGTCGCTATCAGGCGACTGCTCTCGCTTTTTGCCGTCGCTACTGGCAGCCGCAGTCCGCGGCGTTCTTTCTTTGACCATGTTTGGAGTTGCTTTCCTGAGAGAGGCTGGTGAATGTTGAAGTAGGAGTTTGGGCAATGGCGGGGCAAGGCTTTAAAAGGTCCAATTGTTGACTTATTGGGCGTCGATTTGTATGCCCTGGGCTGAAATCATCAGGAGAGAACGAAAAGCAGGAAAACCCGTCCCGTTTAAATTAGGTAAAAAAGAGTGAAGAGAAATAAAACGAGCATCATGATTGGTGGCTGTTGGCTTCTTCGTTCCGTTGTGCTGTTCTCACTGCATCTTGCATGCATGCTGTCGTAAACGGCCATACGGCAGCATTCACGGCTGCCACATGCCAGCAGTCACTTCGTAAATCGTAAACGCCATGACATAATTGCCCCAGCAACTGACAGCCGCCACACCAAAAAGGAGAGGCGTCCAATAGCCTAACAAGCACTGTGATGAATAGAGGAAGGCCTACGTCTCACACAGTGTTTGTAGTGGGGGTCAACGGCTACAAGACTACTAAGATCCTTTTCGCGGGAAAACTGTAGAGCTACAACGGCTTTGGTGGTATATAGTGTAGATTTAGCTATGCCTAAAAGCTTTGAAATTTTTTATGTGAGAATGTGTTGACATCTCTAGCCTTTATTCTGATCCTCTCCGGGCCCCATGTCCTCATCTTCAGATTCCGAGCTTCTGTATCGCCAGGTCATTACTCACTCCTCGTCCACAAGCAAAGTTTTTCCAGTATTGAGTTCCAAGAATTTAGTAAACcagcttgaagatgtcgtTCTTGACGAGGAAGCCAGTAATCTCGCCACCGGGGCCCTGGCTGACGCTGACCTTGAAGTTCTGGACAAAGTTTATCAGGttctcgtcctcgtcgaCCTAGGGTTAGTTGTATGCGTCAGCGACATCCCATCTTACTTGGTATTACTTGGGGATCTGGTACCTTGAGCTTTCCTGTTACCAGAATCAGGAGGTCGTTATCGGCGAGCTGGGCATCGAGGGTGGAGAGCTGGTGGCCGCTCATCTTGAAGGGGAGGCTCTACACAGCCGTTAGAACTTGGCTTCCTTATAGCATAGGTAAAGAGTATTACATACCGTGAGCTTCTCCAGAATAGCGTTGGCACCCTCAAACTTCTGAGACTCAAAGGTAAGGACGGACTGGGGAGTCTGTGTAGAGCGTTAAAACCTCATCGAAATGCCGTTTGGCCGAGTCGCAACCTACGTAGACGGCAGCGAGGCCGGCAATGTTGGTGCTCATGCCCGTaaagaagccattgacaAACTGCTCTGTTCGAGAAAGCGATTTCGCGTTAGaaagctcagctcagcgGTAGCTGTATCGTAGACACATACTGGCGATTTCCTCGACGTCTATTGCAGTTTTGCGTGATTAGTTCGTTACGGCGCATCGCTAGAGGGGGTTGTTTGACGTCTTACTGGCCATTTTGACGGTTGGGGGTTCGATTTTCGGATGGAAAACTGGCGGCTGTAAGTCTCGACTCAGGAATCAGAGGTTCGGAGAGGTCGTGGGGAGGCGAACAAGAGATGTGTACTCGCAGTTGGATTTATCGCAAAATGTGCCCAAGGCTGTGAAGACGATAAACGCAGGGAGCGATGGTGGGGTAGGCAGATGAGGGACACACAGTGCAAATTATCTACTAAGCGCATATAGCTGGGTCATAGCTGTGTAAGTGCATAAATGGTGGGATAGGAGCTCTGGTAACGGGGTGCATGTATCTAAAAGGATGTCCGTCTATATCTTGAGCCGCCAAATTTTTTTCATGAGAGTAGGATTTTCAACTCCAGCTCTAGGGCCAAAGCTGCGATTAACCCGACACATTTTTCTCTTATTATTCTTCGTATCTTGTTGTTGCAATCGCAGCAATGAATTGATCTGCAACTATCTGGTAAGTCAATTAGCTTTTATACCAGCTGAATGCCGCCCTCTCTCCTGATGATAAAACTTAAGAACGGCCAACTGAATTTGATGTTGAATTCTTAATCACCAACTTTTTGTCTGACAATACACAAATACACTCTTCTTTGCACACTTCTCATTATATGATATCCTGTATGGGAATGTACAGCCGCTAACAAGACTGCAATACAGCTAGGCAACGGCGATTTTCTCGACCCTCTACGCAACTCGTCTGAACAACACCTTGCCTTCGTACATGGCATCCATCCGATTCTCCCACGTAATCTCAACGCCGGATGCTTTTCCATCCGCTCCCAGCTTGAATTCTGCTGCTACAAATTCTTCGAATCTGACACCAGACCATATCGACGCAGGTAGATACACTATCCAGTAGTCGCCCGTGACATGATTGAAGTGCATCGAATAGTTCCATGTTGTCTCTGGACGATCGGCAACCAAGATGCTCTCGCCCGGCTTATCTGGGTGAGGCTCTTTGCGAAGAGTAATGTTGCCGTATCCTGGATCGTAGTATGTGCCCGCAAACTCGCCCACAGCCAATGTAGGGGGCGATGCGGGATCTTGTCTCTCGGGATAAAGAACGTCCACGGCATGTGCGTATTGCCAAGACATGTCCTTTACCACCTTGTCCCATCTTTCAAAAGTCAGCATCTCATGCACGGGTGTCCTTGGGGGTAAGGCCAACAGAAACATACTTGGCACCGTAATCCACGCGATCCTTCTGGGGAATCCCAAGCTTATCATCAATGAGCTTCCACGCAACGGTTTCTTCCAAAGGTTGGCTTATTGCCGTATTTCCAAAAACCACCACTCCATACATGGCCTCTGGGAACCAATATACCTCGGACGCAAAAGCATGCATCCCTCCACTATGAGTATACACCACATGGCCCTTGTGTAAAGTCCTCATCCAGCCCAGTCCATACAGCATAAGATCATACCCAGGCGCAAGATTAGCATCCCAGAGCGTTCTGGGGGATCTGATGTCCTTGTGCACATCTTCGGAAAGAGGTCCGGATTGGTGGAGCAAGCTCTTCACCCATTTGGCATAATCAAGAGCACTGGACAACACTGCACCTGCTCCGCTGACTTCCATCACAGGCATATGAGGCACCCCGTATACTCCTCTTTGTCCAGATCCCAGTAGTATCCAGAGGCCAAATGCTCAGGGCCATCTCGAGCATCCTGCAAGTCAAACTTGGTCGAGTTCATGCCCAGCGGCCCCCATAGCTTCTCCTTGAGCACGTTTCCGAGCCATTTACCCGTAATCGTCTCGATGACATGCGAGAGGACCACGTACATGGTGTTGCAGTATAAAGGCTTTACGCGCGGTTCATAAGTAAGTGGCAGGTTTCTCATATTCCGGACGATATCCCGCGGAGTTTGCATCCTTCCATCAACAGCCCAGTGCCAGGAACGATCGTGACGAGCCATGCCTGTTCGGTGGCTGACAGCATCGTTCAAGGTGATGTGATTCGTCGCCCACTCGTCTTGTAGGACGAAATCGTCGCGGATAATGGACGAAATAGGCGTTTCCCAGCCTTGCGACAACGCTGAATAGTTGCCGGAATGAATCAGAGCGGATAGGACTGCAGCCACCTGCGCCTTGGTTGTCGAGGCGCCGTACCACAGAGTCTCTGGAGTAGCCGGGACATCTGGCAGCGTGGCATATCCATAGCCCTACAAAAGCAGCATTGACTATCAGTATTACCGACAGCAATCAACAAAAGAAACCCTTACCTCGGCGTAGACTTCATCCCCGTCAATCACAGCCACCGCAACGCCAGGAACCTTCCACTCATCCAATCTCTCAAGCACAAACTCCGCAAACTCAGACGTCAGCGGATTTCCACTCGCAGCGTGTTCTTGAGATGCAATTGGCTTCTGCTCATTCTGGGCGTTTGCCGCATTTCCTTGACCCCTCACTGATACGACGCTCGCAGCGAGGCAGAGGGTCGGGATGATGCGCCACGGTCGACCCATGACTGAGTGTCTAATATAACGAGATCGCGTGAATAGCCGTGCCTTAATTATTCCTTTTActacaagtatataaaaagggcAAGGCTACCACGGTGTAAATTGTAGACTTGGTGCTGTACTTATACAACTATGTAGTATTTGGAGTAGGCCAGCGGCTATAGTACCCATCTTAC is a window encoding:
- a CDS encoding uncharacterized protein (EggNog:ENOG41), whose protein sequence is MYGVVVFGNTAISQPLEETVAWKLIDDKLGIPQKDRVDYGAKWDKVVKDMSWQYAHAVDVLYPERQDPASPPTLAVGEFAGTYYDPGYGNITLRKEPHPDKPGESILVADRPETTWNYSMHFNHVTGDYWIVYLPASIWSGVRFEEFVAAEFKLGADGKASGVEITWENRMDAMYEGKVLFRRVA
- a CDS encoding uncharacterized protein (EggNog:ENOG41); its protein translation is MVKERTPRTAAASSDGKKREQSPDSDTDITVLMGDWSSRNGNAQADTSGGFASATEHPTFGHPTKMMSSRKQKADIFIRQKTRPEHHLDSNRVSGPRAPAYEPRHAPPPPMFSSIGPGPTSTSTPIPHQPRLKDETFYTDPAKANQDLKALLEGGMEGDDDEGVEADEAQQPQLRGEDKKAKDSSVPKDPKTIAKDGNVDGLKVPLLPHQVEGVNWMRGRELGPVKKGTVPKGGLLADDMGLGKTLQSISLILLNQKPRKDEDGWHKSFQKVDKTTLVVAPLALIRQWESEISEKVATTHGLNVLVHHGPQRTKNSEDLKVYDVVITTYQILVSEHGKFLDGVKGGCFGLHWWRVILDEAHTIKNRNAKATKACCALQSEYRWCLSGTPMQNNLEELQSLINFLRIKPYSDLRAWKDHIELPLKGGKGHIALGRLHSFLRCFMKRRTKEILKQDGALVPGGVPSADGAATVNGFRHTNRKVVTVAAELSPAERRFYQRLEARADRSITKMMKEKISYANAFTLLLRLRQACNHPKLLEGKLGADKDALSTGYSSPKQQDADVDSVADLLSGMGISTKECSICGRPVEKKQRDAGNDNCAECASDLAFFYGETKPEKGETKKATKIVSSGSKMKEPKVKEPKVREPKVREPKVKEPKVKEPKQSVKNKKEEEDDDAETIPRTRRPRNRNAVVDSDDEDEEPKQTSRRRRNRNAIIDSEDEDEEADGSWLVSEDERGALRLGKAGGEEDENAEGGGDSIGSEDSEDSEEDDDDESNLDSFVVDDSIARKEKGYKSVDDDSDDDSLLSVSEITKNLAAQTLKDKKPKKSKAVVSASGGSESETDSEDDDDDAEESEEEELDSEEEESDSEEEEEDSEEEESDSEESDSHGSSAYDPSPPSDKHSILSSAKIRELTRLLRAEAHEHKFIVFSQFTSMLDLVEPFLRKEQLRFTRYDGSMKNDEREESLRKLREDKKTRVLLCSLKCGSLGLNLTAATRVIIIEPFWNPFVEEQAIDRVHRLTQTIDVVVYKLTVTHTVEDGILALQEKKRLLAEQTIEGSSRKGALKLGINEIIDLFKPIHGREDNNPHVGAANDEEVEAERRRARDSTGMMRMARQKKVQRPEDSAYGRRW
- a CDS encoding uncharacterized protein (EggNog:ENOG41~BUSCO:EOG092D4HWC) → MANVEEIAKQFVNGFFTGMSTNIAGLAAVYTPQSVLTFESQKFEGANAILEKLTSLPFKMSGHQLSTLDAQLADNDLLILVTGKLKVDEDENLINFVQNFKVSVSQGPGGEITGFLVKNDIFKLVY
- a CDS encoding uncharacterized protein (EggNog:ENOG41~MEROPS:MER0026262~SECRETED:SignalP(1-22)), encoding MGRPWRIIPTLCLAASVVSVRGQGNAANAQNEQKPIASQEHAASGNPLTSEFAEFVLERLDEWKVPGVAVAVIDGDEVYAEGYGYATLPDVPATPETLWYGASTTKAQVAAVLSALIHSGNYSALSQGWETPISSIIRDDFVLQDEWATNHITLNDAVSHRTGMARHDRSWHWAVDGRMQTPRDIVRNMRNLPLTYEPRVKPLYCNTMYVVLSHVIETITGKWLGNVLKEKLWGPLGMNSTKFDLQDARDGPEHLASGYYWDLDKEEYTGCLICL